From one Flavobacterium sp. N502536 genomic stretch:
- a CDS encoding glutamine synthetase beta-grasp domain-containing protein: MAKIKLEYIWLDGYEPTQNLRSKTKVEEHENFKGTLEELGNWSFDGSSTKQAEGGSSDCLLVPVAIYPDPTRINGYLVMSEVMYADGRPHPSNGRATIDDDNDDFWFGFEQEYFIMDTKTQLPLGFPVGGYPAPQGMYYCSVGGKNTHGRKLVEEHADLCIAAGINFEGINQEVACGQWEFQLFAKGAKKAGDEIWVARYLLDRLTEKYGYYIEYHPKPLGDTDWNGSGMHANFSNEVLRTCGDQATYERICEAFRPVTAEHIAVYGAYNDQRLTGKHETASIHDFSYGVSDRGCSIRIPLMTVQKGWKGWLEDRRPASNGDPYKIAARIIKTVKSAL, from the coding sequence ATGGCTAAAATTAAGTTAGAATACATTTGGTTAGATGGATATGAACCAACCCAAAATCTTAGAAGTAAAACTAAAGTTGAAGAGCACGAAAATTTCAAAGGAACGTTAGAAGAACTTGGGAATTGGTCATTTGACGGTTCATCAACCAAACAAGCCGAAGGCGGATCTTCTGACTGTCTTTTAGTTCCAGTTGCAATCTATCCGGATCCAACACGTATTAACGGATACCTGGTAATGTCAGAAGTTATGTATGCTGACGGAAGACCACACCCTTCTAACGGTAGAGCTACAATTGACGATGATAATGATGATTTTTGGTTTGGATTCGAACAAGAGTACTTCATCATGGATACTAAAACTCAACTTCCTCTTGGATTTCCTGTTGGAGGTTACCCAGCTCCACAAGGGATGTACTACTGCTCTGTAGGTGGAAAAAATACACATGGTAGAAAATTAGTAGAAGAACATGCTGATTTGTGTATCGCTGCCGGTATTAACTTTGAAGGTATCAACCAGGAAGTTGCCTGCGGACAATGGGAGTTCCAATTATTTGCTAAAGGAGCTAAAAAAGCCGGAGACGAGATCTGGGTTGCCCGTTACTTATTAGATCGTTTGACTGAAAAATACGGTTACTATATCGAATACCACCCAAAACCACTTGGAGATACCGACTGGAATGGTTCAGGTATGCATGCTAACTTCTCTAACGAAGTATTGAGAACATGTGGAGATCAGGCTACTTACGAAAGAATCTGTGAGGCTTTCCGTCCTGTTACTGCTGAGCATATTGCAGTTTACGGAGCTTATAACGACCAACGTTTGACTGGTAAACACGAAACAGCTTCTATTCATGATTTCTCTTATGGTGTTTCAGACAGAGGATGTTCAATCAGAATCCCGTTAATGACGGTACAAAAAGGCTGGAAAGGCTGGTTAGAAGACAGAAGACCTGCTTCAAACGGTGACCCGTATAAAATCGCTGCCAGAATTATCAAAACTGTAAAATCAGCATTGTAA